Proteins encoded in a region of the Halodesulfovibrio marinisediminis DSM 17456 genome:
- the fdhF gene encoding formate dehydrogenase subunit alpha: MSTLELTINGKGYAFTQGETILDVAQRNDIFIPTLCHLKNATPTGACRMCVVEVKGARSLVAACTVPAGAGMEIQTESQAVVSSRRMNLELLLSSGSHDCLLCPSSGDCRLQDLAFRYNATGKRFEWTKPKYQPDISNPFLIRDFSKCILCGRCVQACKEVQVNNAIDYGYRGSDTKIIAKCDLPLGDSDCVFCGECLQVCPVGAITLKKARQKPRVCETEVVRTTCAYCGVGCQMNLHVKDNVVQMVSGVDVTPNYGSLCVKGRFGMQFINSEERLITPLIRKDGELVPADWDEALDLIAEKLCGYKAEYGADSIGVLASARCTNEENYLFQKFARAVLGTNNVDHCARYUHSPTVAGLAAAFGSGAATNPIDDLKNADTVLITGSNITENHPVMGAALKRAVTQHGTKLIVSDPRNIDVVRFADVWLRAQPGTDVIWINALAHIILRDGLHDQEYIDERTEDFTAYSQSLAKFTPEYAEKMCGIPVAELEKAAQLYAKGRSAILYCMGITQHISGTDNVKALANLAMLCGNIGKKGGGLNPLRGQNNVQGACDMGALPVTYPAYGKVIDADIRARFEAAWNVKLSSSNGMTSRQMFDAVDEGSLKAMYLIGENPVVSHADAAHAVHCLKKIPFLVVQDIFLTETAEYADVVLPAACFAEKNGTFSNTERRVQRVRKAVNPPQSARDDAQIVCSVAAKMGATLAPEDGKNVAAIFEEMTSVAPSYAGITYQRIEEKGIQWPCPDAETSGTDILHVGKFVRGKGKFHSVEYVAPAEVVDDNYPLILTTGRVLYQYHTGTMTRKAEGLAAKEPTAYIEISSNDAAKFDVKDGDMVKVSSRRGSINVAVRLSEKAVDGTVFIPFHFAEAAANILTNNAECPESGIAEVKVCAVTLEPVGD, encoded by the coding sequence GCGCAAAGAAACGACATCTTTATTCCTACGTTGTGTCATTTGAAAAATGCCACTCCTACAGGTGCGTGCCGAATGTGCGTGGTGGAAGTGAAAGGCGCACGATCGCTGGTTGCAGCTTGTACAGTACCCGCTGGTGCTGGCATGGAAATTCAAACGGAATCTCAGGCAGTAGTAAGTTCGCGTAGAATGAATTTGGAATTGCTGTTGTCCTCCGGTTCGCATGACTGTTTGCTATGTCCTTCTTCCGGTGACTGCCGGTTGCAGGATTTGGCATTTCGTTACAATGCAACAGGCAAACGCTTCGAATGGACAAAGCCGAAGTATCAGCCGGATATCTCCAATCCGTTTTTAATCCGTGATTTTTCAAAGTGCATCCTTTGCGGACGTTGTGTGCAGGCATGTAAAGAAGTGCAGGTAAACAATGCTATTGATTACGGATATCGTGGCAGTGATACAAAAATTATTGCCAAATGTGATCTACCGTTAGGTGATTCAGACTGTGTTTTTTGTGGAGAGTGTTTGCAGGTTTGCCCTGTTGGTGCGATCACTTTGAAGAAAGCACGCCAGAAGCCACGTGTCTGTGAAACAGAAGTTGTCCGTACAACATGTGCTTATTGCGGGGTAGGCTGCCAGATGAATCTGCATGTAAAAGACAATGTTGTGCAGATGGTTAGCGGTGTGGATGTCACGCCGAACTACGGCAGTTTGTGTGTAAAAGGACGCTTCGGGATGCAGTTTATTAATTCTGAAGAGCGTCTTATAACACCACTTATTCGCAAAGATGGGGAACTTGTTCCGGCAGATTGGGATGAGGCTCTTGATCTGATTGCGGAAAAATTATGCGGGTACAAGGCAGAATATGGCGCCGATTCTATAGGCGTTCTAGCCTCCGCCCGTTGTACAAACGAAGAGAATTATCTCTTTCAAAAATTCGCACGCGCAGTTCTTGGGACAAATAATGTCGACCACTGCGCAAGATACTGACACTCTCCTACGGTAGCCGGTCTGGCTGCTGCATTTGGAAGTGGTGCTGCAACAAACCCGATTGATGACCTGAAAAACGCCGATACGGTGCTTATAACAGGTTCGAATATAACAGAGAACCATCCTGTGATGGGGGCTGCGCTCAAGCGTGCAGTTACACAGCATGGGACCAAACTGATTGTGTCAGACCCGCGTAATATTGATGTCGTGCGTTTTGCAGACGTCTGGCTGCGGGCCCAGCCGGGGACAGATGTCATCTGGATTAATGCCCTTGCACATATAATCTTGCGCGATGGTCTGCACGATCAGGAGTATATTGATGAACGCACAGAAGACTTCACAGCCTATTCGCAATCCCTTGCGAAGTTCACACCGGAGTACGCAGAGAAGATGTGCGGTATTCCGGTTGCTGAGCTTGAAAAGGCAGCGCAACTGTACGCAAAAGGGCGAAGCGCAATCCTCTACTGTATGGGAATTACCCAGCACATAAGTGGTACAGATAACGTAAAAGCGCTCGCTAACCTTGCAATGTTGTGCGGTAATATTGGCAAAAAAGGTGGTGGATTAAACCCGTTACGTGGGCAAAATAATGTGCAGGGTGCGTGCGACATGGGGGCACTTCCTGTGACATATCCTGCGTATGGAAAGGTAATAGACGCAGACATTCGTGCACGTTTTGAAGCGGCTTGGAATGTAAAATTGTCATCTTCTAACGGTATGACATCACGGCAAATGTTCGATGCTGTGGATGAAGGTTCACTTAAGGCGATGTATTTGATCGGGGAAAATCCCGTTGTTTCCCATGCGGATGCAGCTCATGCTGTGCACTGTTTAAAGAAAATTCCTTTCCTTGTTGTACAGGATATTTTCTTAACTGAGACAGCTGAATATGCAGATGTTGTGCTTCCTGCGGCTTGTTTTGCGGAAAAAAATGGTACCTTCAGTAATACAGAACGTCGTGTTCAACGTGTGAGAAAAGCAGTAAATCCACCACAAAGTGCACGTGATGATGCGCAAATAGTGTGCAGTGTTGCTGCTAAAATGGGTGCAACGTTGGCACCGGAAGATGGAAAAAATGTTGCAGCTATCTTTGAAGAAATGACATCTGTAGCACCTTCATATGCAGGTATAACTTACCAGCGTATTGAAGAAAAAGGCATTCAGTGGCCATGTCCGGATGCGGAAACTAGTGGAACAGATATTCTGCATGTGGGCAAATTTGTTCGCGGAAAGGGAAAGTTTCATTCTGTAGAATATGTGGCTCCTGCTGAAGTTGTGGACGACAACTATCCGCTTATCCTTACAACAGGTCGCGTATTATACCAGTATCATACAGGAACAATGACAAGAAAAGCTGAAGGGCTTGCTGCAAAAGAGCCTACAGCTTACATAGAAATAAGCAGTAATGATGCAGCTAAGTTTGATGTGAAGGACGGAGATATGGTTAAAGTTTCTTCACGCAGGGGCTCCATCAACGTAGCAGTCCGGCTTTCAGAAAAGGCTGTGGACGGAACCGTGTTTATACCGTTCCACTTTGCAGAAGCTGCTGCTAATATACTTACAAATAATGCAGAATGCCCTGAATCTGGTATTGCCGAGGTGAAGGTCTGCGCTGTTACTCTTGAACCAGTCGGTGACTAG
- a CDS encoding Lrp/AsnC family transcriptional regulator: MKIDKLSFQIAGQLLEGRKSFREIAQELAVAENTVRSRINKMQKEGVMDIVARLDVEQLPGHTMVFTGVLLDERDLFAKCQELSQLRGVVSAAVVTGRFDIILTLLLRDGFGLLEFYSEEMSKIEGIRSVESFVVYKGSKLMTPYILDPNTLPE, encoded by the coding sequence ATGAAAATTGATAAATTAAGTTTTCAGATAGCCGGACAACTTCTTGAAGGGCGTAAATCCTTCAGAGAAATTGCGCAGGAACTTGCGGTTGCGGAAAACACCGTGCGTTCCAGAATCAACAAAATGCAAAAAGAAGGCGTAATGGATATTGTTGCGCGTCTTGATGTCGAACAGCTTCCCGGCCATACAATGGTTTTTACAGGTGTACTGCTTGATGAGCGAGATCTTTTTGCAAAATGTCAGGAACTAAGCCAGCTTCGCGGTGTTGTTTCTGCTGCAGTTGTAACAGGCCGCTTTGATATTATCCTCACCCTGCTGCTTCGTGATGGATTCGGATTGCTTGAATTCTATTCTGAAGAAATGTCCAAAATTGAAGGGATTCGGTCTGTTGAAAGCTTTGTTGTATACAAAGGCTCTAAACTGATGACTCCATACATTCTTGATCCAAACACCCTGCCTGAATAA
- a CDS encoding ABC-type transport auxiliary lipoprotein family protein, translating to MRKLIVRLLIIPLILAVCSGCAIDVGLTPPEASTNYILAVSTASPTQTASRSVPTVAVRRPQTNTFLNSTGIAIIQPNQKALYYAKGKWATALPEMMQSAVIHSLNSTQQVRSYNNTQPGISADYHLVWSIEDFYARYDTKNTPPNIQVTLDCWLLDTSRASTPVASSVFTGQQTAKNKGLEAIVDAFNNSVEAALAEMNTWVTSNIEEHEHRKKMNSSRHAARN from the coding sequence ATGCGCAAGCTTATCGTTAGACTACTCATTATACCGTTGATACTTGCAGTATGCTCAGGGTGCGCAATTGATGTTGGATTAACACCACCCGAAGCATCAACAAACTACATACTTGCTGTATCTACAGCCTCACCGACACAAACGGCTTCGCGTTCTGTGCCTACAGTTGCCGTCAGGAGACCGCAAACGAACACGTTTTTAAATTCAACCGGCATTGCCATTATTCAACCGAACCAAAAAGCGCTCTATTATGCGAAAGGAAAATGGGCGACAGCGTTACCGGAGATGATGCAAAGTGCAGTAATACATTCCCTCAACTCCACTCAACAGGTACGCTCATACAACAACACACAGCCCGGCATATCCGCCGACTATCATCTTGTGTGGAGTATTGAAGACTTCTATGCGCGATACGATACCAAAAACACGCCACCGAACATACAGGTAACGCTAGACTGCTGGCTTCTTGATACCAGCAGGGCATCAACACCAGTTGCGTCATCTGTCTTTACAGGACAACAAACAGCAAAAAACAAAGGGCTGGAAGCAATTGTTGATGCATTCAACAACTCTGTTGAGGCTGCTCTCGCCGAGATGAACACATGGGTTACATCCAACATAGAGGAACACGAACACCGCAAGAAGATGAACTCATCACGCCACGCAGCCAGAAACTAG
- a CDS encoding MlaD family protein produces METRAHFIIVGAFIIAAFVLGFAFILWGVGTTSETDDVPYDIMFQKNVNGLSISNPVLLNGVRVGKVTNIVLNPDKPEEIRVRILVKRGTPIRDDSRAKLIPIGITGQSSVFISGGTASSPLLRPLFKGNVPVIKTVPSPLSEIMSALPEMLNTGKNLLEDLRKVVNEDNRKNIKEFLANISSFSNMLVKSEADIRLALDNIKNAAEQTRQAMTKTENAATTVNDYVAKELSPATDKIGLLVKRIDNLVKNMEPGLTRFSNGGLDDLTSLVNESRTLVEALENIAQKLDSNPKQYLLGKTVPEYQTP; encoded by the coding sequence ATGGAAACACGAGCACACTTTATTATAGTCGGCGCCTTTATCATCGCGGCATTTGTCTTAGGATTCGCATTCATTTTGTGGGGAGTGGGTACCACTTCAGAAACTGACGATGTTCCTTACGACATCATGTTTCAGAAAAACGTCAACGGGCTGTCGATATCCAACCCTGTACTACTTAACGGAGTACGGGTTGGTAAGGTAACCAACATTGTGCTCAATCCAGATAAACCAGAAGAAATTCGTGTTCGAATTCTTGTGAAACGTGGTACCCCCATCAGGGATGATTCAAGGGCCAAACTTATCCCTATTGGCATTACCGGCCAATCTTCAGTTTTCATATCCGGCGGAACAGCATCAAGCCCACTGTTGAGGCCTCTGTTCAAAGGCAATGTTCCTGTCATTAAAACTGTTCCTTCCCCACTTAGTGAAATCATGAGCGCTCTGCCAGAAATGTTAAACACTGGCAAAAACCTACTGGAAGACCTCCGCAAAGTAGTCAATGAAGATAACCGGAAAAATATAAAAGAATTTCTTGCCAACATCTCTTCCTTCTCCAACATGTTGGTAAAAAGCGAAGCCGACATCCGATTAGCGCTGGATAATATTAAAAATGCCGCAGAACAAACGCGACAGGCGATGACTAAAACAGAAAACGCCGCCACTACTGTTAACGACTATGTAGCGAAAGAACTATCACCGGCAACCGACAAAATTGGTCTCCTTGTGAAACGAATCGATAACCTAGTAAAAAACATGGAACCGGGGCTGACCCGTTTCAGCAACGGTGGACTGGACGATCTTACCTCGTTGGTAAACGAAAGCAGAACTCTTGTAGAAGCACTGGAAAACATAGCGCAAAAATTAGACAGCAATCCTAAGCAATACCTGCTTGGCAAAACAGTACCTGAATATCAGACGCCATAG
- a CDS encoding ABC transporter ATP-binding protein, translating to MSDVILSLRNVKTQYGTKVIHEGLDLDVYRGEIIGVIGGSGSGKSVLLRTILGLKHHSQGSIKIFGQQYHKLNTEEKHKIEQRWGVLFQDGALYSSLTVLENVEAALKEYTKISKKTRKEIALLKIFMAGLPIDSANLMPSELSGGMRKRASLARALAMDPEILFLDEPTAGLDPITAGAFDNLLKKLQHALGFTVFLVTHDLDTLNAICDRVAVLAEKHIYAIGTVKELSENPYPWIQDYFNGPRGRSAKTMPCGEK from the coding sequence ATGAGCGATGTCATTCTTTCCCTGCGGAACGTAAAAACACAGTATGGCACCAAGGTCATACATGAAGGTCTCGACCTTGATGTTTATCGTGGAGAAATCATCGGTGTCATTGGTGGTTCCGGCTCAGGCAAGTCTGTTTTACTCAGAACTATTCTGGGATTAAAACATCATTCGCAAGGATCCATTAAAATTTTTGGGCAACAATATCACAAACTGAATACAGAAGAAAAACACAAGATCGAACAGCGCTGGGGAGTTCTGTTTCAAGATGGGGCGCTATACTCCTCATTAACCGTACTGGAAAATGTTGAAGCTGCCCTTAAAGAATATACCAAGATAAGCAAAAAAACGCGGAAAGAAATTGCACTGCTAAAAATTTTTATGGCAGGCTTACCTATTGATTCGGCTAATCTTATGCCTTCAGAACTTTCTGGGGGCATGCGTAAGCGTGCAAGTTTAGCTAGGGCGCTGGCTATGGATCCTGAAATACTTTTTTTGGATGAACCGACTGCGGGGTTAGACCCTATTACAGCAGGAGCTTTCGACAACTTACTAAAAAAACTTCAACATGCACTAGGGTTTACAGTTTTTCTCGTCACACATGACTTGGACACACTTAACGCCATCTGTGACAGAGTAGCTGTTCTAGCCGAAAAGCACATATACGCTATAGGAACAGTAAAAGAGCTGTCTGAAAACCCATATCCATGGATTCAAGATTATTTCAACGGGCCACGCGGACGCAGTGCGAAAACGATGCCTTGCGGGGAGAAATAA
- a CDS encoding MlaE family ABC transporter permease, with protein sequence MTTQPAPSFEVQTAPEEISISLSGTWTTLHLDSVERPFMASELNAAPSIVLDVANISKLDTNGAWIIEQFRRKVLAEGKTCSISGADEKDKILLETVEKRSEEEIVTRQVPLLISILNDMGRCFIEQLKITLNIIGFLGEVVTTLVRSLFKPKNFRTTALFYHLEHVGIRGIPIIALLSFLIGMVLAYMGAQQLQKFGAQVFVIQLVQIAVLRELGILLTAIVIAGRSGSAFTAQIGAMITNEEIYAMKTSGLNPVDTLVIPRVLALLIMLPILGFIADIMGLLGGALMVWQTLDINLHGFVVRFHNTLNIWDFYVGIIKAPFFAVVIATIGCFQGLQVTGSAESVGRLTTTSVIESIFAVIVIDAGFAIFFAEMGL encoded by the coding sequence ATGACAACACAACCAGCACCATCTTTTGAAGTCCAGACTGCCCCTGAAGAAATCAGCATTTCTCTTTCAGGCACGTGGACAACCTTGCATCTTGATTCAGTTGAGCGTCCCTTTATGGCCTCTGAACTGAATGCTGCGCCCTCTATTGTGCTTGATGTTGCTAACATCTCAAAACTTGATACTAACGGCGCTTGGATCATTGAACAATTCCGCAGAAAAGTTCTCGCGGAAGGAAAGACATGCTCCATTTCAGGAGCAGATGAAAAGGATAAAATCCTGCTTGAAACAGTTGAAAAACGTTCAGAAGAAGAGATCGTAACTAGACAGGTTCCCTTATTAATTTCCATTCTGAACGACATGGGACGATGTTTCATTGAGCAACTAAAAATTACACTCAATATTATTGGGTTCCTAGGTGAAGTTGTCACAACACTAGTTCGATCTCTATTTAAGCCTAAGAATTTTAGAACAACAGCACTTTTTTACCATCTTGAACATGTTGGCATACGCGGCATTCCTATTATCGCCCTTCTATCTTTTCTTATAGGTATGGTTCTGGCCTACATGGGAGCACAACAGCTTCAAAAATTCGGTGCACAGGTATTTGTCATCCAACTTGTACAGATTGCAGTACTCCGCGAACTCGGCATCCTGCTTACCGCAATTGTTATTGCCGGCCGCTCTGGATCTGCATTCACAGCACAAATTGGAGCTATGATTACCAATGAAGAAATTTACGCAATGAAAACGTCTGGCCTCAACCCTGTAGATACACTTGTTATTCCAAGAGTTCTTGCACTTCTCATCATGCTCCCAATCCTTGGCTTCATTGCAGATATCATGGGACTGCTCGGCGGTGCACTCATGGTCTGGCAGACACTTGATATTAATCTTCATGGCTTCGTCGTTCGCTTTCATAACACATTGAACATATGGGATTTTTACGTAGGAATAATCAAAGCACCATTTTTTGCGGTTGTCATTGCAACGATTGGTTGTTTTCAGGGATTACAAGTTACAGGTAGCGCAGAGTCTGTCGGCCGCCTAACAACAACATCCGTAATTGAATCTATCTTTGCTGTAATTGTTATTGATGCAGGTTTCGCAATCTTTTTTGCAGAAATGGGACTCTAA
- a CDS encoding SulP family inorganic anion transporter encodes MRSYAIFSRRPFRPALLNTLTSGYNFTQFAKDVVSGSTVGIVALPLAMAFAIASGCSPEKGLFTAIVAGFIISAIGGSRFQIGGPTGAFVVIVAGIIARHGYEGLVVATCMAGVILLVMGFCGLGRLLKFIPYPVTTGFTTGIALLIFTTQVKDLLGLELSEIPASFIPKVATLAQASPTAHLDSIAVAGATLATIFLTRKFFPRFPSHIAGILAASAVTMIFGLNVATIGTRFGGIPAELPSFALPSNLPDLAVTMFPDAITIALLAAIESLLSAVVADGMTGERHHSSTELIGQGVANIASSLFGGIPATGAIARTATNIRAGAFSPVSGMVHAIVLALFVKFFAPIASAIPLASLAGVLTYVAWDMSELPKFIHILRAPKSDAAVMVSTFLLTVLIDLTVGVQFGVVLAALLLVGRISDATQFQNWERTKAAPVTHTPSLNSEIEVYEINGPFFFGCADRFSQTFSLMRKPPRVIIFRMRHVHTIDATALHAIELVLLQMQQLNVHVMFSGVDPSIQKQMIRFGLLSFISNDDISHSFGTAWKKAHELAEEQTASPVSNPAVA; translated from the coding sequence GTGCGTTCATACGCTATTTTTAGCAGACGACCATTCCGTCCCGCTTTGCTTAATACTCTCACTTCCGGCTATAATTTCACACAATTTGCCAAAGATGTTGTTTCCGGCTCAACAGTAGGCATCGTCGCGCTGCCACTAGCGATGGCTTTTGCAATTGCCAGCGGCTGTTCACCGGAAAAAGGCCTCTTTACTGCAATCGTAGCCGGCTTCATCATTTCCGCTATCGGCGGTTCCCGTTTCCAAATTGGCGGCCCGACAGGGGCGTTTGTTGTTATTGTAGCTGGTATCATTGCAAGACACGGCTATGAAGGGCTTGTTGTTGCTACCTGCATGGCAGGTGTTATTTTGCTTGTTATGGGCTTTTGCGGATTAGGCAGACTACTAAAATTTATTCCGTATCCGGTAACAACCGGCTTCACTACGGGTATTGCCCTACTCATTTTTACTACACAGGTAAAAGATCTACTCGGACTTGAATTATCCGAGATTCCAGCTTCTTTTATTCCTAAAGTAGCTACCCTGGCACAAGCATCGCCAACCGCACATTTAGATTCCATTGCAGTAGCGGGAGCAACCCTTGCGACCATTTTCCTCACTCGTAAGTTCTTCCCAAGATTCCCGTCACATATTGCAGGAATCTTAGCAGCATCTGCTGTTACAATGATCTTCGGTCTGAATGTAGCGACTATCGGCACCCGCTTTGGTGGCATTCCGGCAGAACTTCCATCATTTGCTCTTCCGTCCAATCTTCCGGATCTCGCTGTAACTATGTTTCCAGATGCGATTACTATTGCACTGCTCGCAGCAATTGAATCTCTGCTGAGTGCTGTTGTTGCGGATGGTATGACTGGTGAACGCCATCATTCTTCCACAGAACTCATCGGACAAGGTGTAGCAAATATCGCGTCATCCCTATTCGGCGGCATTCCTGCCACCGGCGCAATTGCCCGCACCGCAACTAACATTCGTGCAGGCGCCTTCTCACCTGTATCCGGCATGGTGCACGCAATTGTTCTTGCCTTATTTGTTAAATTCTTTGCACCGATTGCGTCTGCAATCCCGCTCGCCAGCCTTGCCGGTGTTCTTACCTATGTTGCTTGGGATATGAGCGAACTTCCTAAATTCATTCATATTCTTCGTGCCCCTAAATCTGATGCAGCAGTTATGGTTTCCACCTTCCTGCTGACAGTTCTTATCGATCTCACTGTTGGAGTACAATTTGGTGTTGTGCTGGCCGCCCTGCTTCTGGTTGGTCGCATCAGCGATGCAACACAATTCCAAAACTGGGAACGTACAAAGGCTGCACCGGTGACACATACTCCATCACTGAATAGTGAGATTGAAGTCTATGAAATTAATGGTCCTTTCTTCTTCGGTTGTGCGGATCGCTTCTCACAGACCTTTTCGTTGATGCGCAAACCACCGCGTGTCATCATTTTTAGAATGCGACATGTTCACACCATTGATGCAACGGCACTACATGCAATTGAACTTGTACTGCTCCAGATGCAGCAACTCAATGTCCATGTAATGTTCTCCGGTGTTGATCCGTCCATCCAAAAACAGATGATTCGCTTCGGGCTGCTGTCATTTATCAGCAATGACGATATCAGCCATTCTTTTGGAACAGCATGGAAAAAAGCACATGAGCTGGCTGAAGAACAAACGGCCTCTCCAGTGTCAAATCCTGCCGTGGCGTAG
- a CDS encoding amino acid permease, whose protein sequence is MKSQSLDAVCVVAGTTIGAGMLGLPMAIGFLGFKVSMVLLLVMWALAFYTSLLLLEVNLQVGAGLNVNMMVKKVLGRWGQIIAVVCLAFLLYAVLVAYVTAMGGIIARAIGVNGDPFSTGVCAVVFAAVMAVIMFLGTNTIVRCNSLLFLSMLGAMAIAFATLSTTVDVGVLVSSTPDYKYLVGAIPVLFASFSFHFCIPSVTTVVGTNTRQLVKIMFWGTLLPLLCYMLWLFLSLGSVPIDQIVHMSGSVDSLIKSMCNGSVVIQTILSIFAAFALITSFFGVALSLFDLMAETLNRGNTGKERLGTTFIVFVPVLIASLLAPGGFIAALAHAGAALAVICILLPCAMSYKLRREAKAAAKQIAYMTPGGSMGIATAAVCGVVILVANYI, encoded by the coding sequence ATGAAGTCGCAATCTCTGGATGCAGTATGTGTTGTAGCTGGTACCACTATCGGTGCCGGAATGCTTGGTCTGCCAATGGCAATTGGCTTTCTAGGCTTTAAAGTCAGCATGGTACTGCTTCTGGTCATGTGGGCTTTGGCATTCTACACTTCCCTTCTCCTGCTTGAAGTTAATCTTCAGGTTGGAGCTGGCCTAAACGTAAACATGATGGTTAAGAAAGTTCTTGGCAGATGGGGGCAGATAATTGCCGTTGTGTGTCTTGCTTTCCTTCTGTATGCGGTGCTTGTTGCGTACGTTACTGCAATGGGTGGTATTATTGCCCGCGCGATCGGAGTTAACGGTGACCCGTTCAGCACAGGTGTCTGTGCGGTTGTATTTGCAGCTGTCATGGCTGTAATTATGTTCTTGGGCACTAACACTATTGTTCGCTGTAACAGTTTGCTGTTCTTAAGTATGCTTGGTGCAATGGCTATAGCATTTGCTACCCTGAGCACCACCGTTGATGTTGGCGTACTGGTTAGTTCAACACCAGACTATAAGTATCTAGTTGGTGCAATCCCTGTACTGTTTGCCTCTTTCTCATTCCACTTCTGTATTCCAAGTGTAACTACTGTCGTAGGAACAAACACAAGACAGCTTGTTAAAATTATGTTCTGGGGCACATTGCTTCCACTTCTCTGCTACATGCTGTGGTTGTTCCTCTCCCTTGGCAGTGTGCCAATCGATCAGATTGTACACATGAGTGGTAGCGTGGATTCACTTATTAAATCTATGTGTAACGGCTCCGTTGTTATTCAGACTATTCTGTCTATTTTCGCAGCGTTTGCCCTTATTACTTCTTTCTTTGGTGTTGCGTTGTCTCTGTTTGACTTGATGGCAGAAACACTGAACCGTGGTAACACCGGTAAGGAACGTTTAGGAACAACCTTTATTGTTTTTGTTCCAGTTCTTATTGCATCCTTGCTTGCACCGGGTGGCTTTATTGCAGCGCTTGCTCATGCTGGTGCAGCTCTCGCAGTTATCTGCATCCTCTTGCCATGTGCAATGAGCTACAAACTTCGTCGCGAAGCTAAAGCGGCTGCAAAACAGATTGCTTACATGACTCCGGGTGGTAGCATGGGTATTGCGACCGCAGCTGTATGTGGTGTTGTAATCCTCGTAGCTAACTACATCTAA